A region from the Hypericibacter adhaerens genome encodes:
- a CDS encoding FAD-dependent oxidoreductase has translation MSSQQQFDVIVVGAGIFGISTALELARRGRKVAAIDRFGSGHPATSSTGASRSIRVAYAQPFYVALALEAIEAWRRLERATGRRILHLTGQVDLGPPAFLGELARSVRAAGVRIEELQASDARRRFPELTFGPGQAGLFHAEAGTVMAEEGMRGLNETALAAGVALFQPEPVLEIVPGPRVTIRTDRRSLQADHAVIAAGPWSGPLLADIGMAQPLAPAIAQVTFLDAPSLVDRPGIAEWQSVGDGGVYGHPVPGIGYKIAFDAGAPGWRPDIEEWMPDLDEERRILEWLAQRMPNAPRRVARTQRHPWTMTPDADFIVDRRESLTLACGCSGHAFKFGPALGRLVADIVEGGETPDLLRLDRPGLRQAASPTAPIVR, from the coding sequence GTGTCAAGTCAGCAGCAATTCGATGTCATCGTCGTGGGCGCCGGCATCTTCGGGATCTCGACGGCGCTGGAGCTCGCCCGCCGAGGACGAAAGGTCGCGGCCATAGACCGGTTCGGCAGCGGCCATCCGGCCACCTCCTCCACCGGTGCCTCGAGAAGCATCCGGGTCGCCTACGCGCAGCCTTTCTACGTCGCCCTGGCTCTGGAGGCGATCGAGGCCTGGCGGCGCCTGGAACGGGCGACCGGACGGCGGATCCTGCATCTGACCGGCCAGGTCGATCTCGGCCCGCCCGCGTTCCTCGGTGAGCTGGCGCGGTCGGTGCGGGCCGCGGGCGTGCGGATCGAGGAGTTGCAGGCCTCCGATGCCCGGCGGCGGTTTCCGGAGCTGACGTTCGGCCCCGGCCAGGCCGGTCTCTTCCATGCCGAGGCCGGCACCGTCATGGCCGAGGAAGGGATGCGCGGCCTGAACGAGACCGCCCTCGCCGCCGGCGTGGCGCTGTTCCAGCCCGAGCCAGTCCTGGAGATCGTGCCGGGTCCGCGAGTCACGATCCGGACCGATCGGCGATCGCTGCAGGCCGATCATGCCGTGATCGCCGCCGGCCCCTGGAGCGGCCCGCTCCTCGCCGATATCGGCATGGCCCAGCCGCTGGCGCCGGCGATCGCGCAGGTGACCTTCCTCGATGCGCCCTCCCTGGTGGATCGCCCCGGCATCGCCGAGTGGCAATCGGTCGGCGATGGCGGCGTCTATGGCCATCCGGTGCCGGGCATCGGCTACAAGATCGCCTTCGACGCAGGCGCGCCCGGATGGCGACCGGACATCGAGGAATGGATGCCCGATCTCGATGAAGAGCGGCGGATCCTGGAATGGCTCGCCCAGCGCATGCCGAACGCGCCGCGCCGTGTGGCGCGAACCCAACGCCATCCCTGGACCATGACGCCCGACGCCGACTTCATCGTCGACCGGCGCGAATCCCTCACCCTCGCCTGCGGATGCTCGGGCCATGCCTTCAAGTTCGGCCCCGCGTTGGGCCGGCTGGTGGCCGACATCGTGGAGGGCGGCGAGACGCCCGACCTGCTGCGCCTGGATCGGCCGGGCCTGCGGCAGGCGGCCTCGCCCACGGCACCGATCGTCCGGTAA
- a CDS encoding efflux RND transporter periplasmic adaptor subunit → MTNRAARSRRLPRLSVAVAVIAIIAGGYILWNPPWTLDSHAALPPPPPPPVPVQVAAVTPRDVPLYLGGLGTVQAFNTVTVKSQVDGQLQKVAFTEGQPVKTGDLLAQIDPRPFQAALDQATAKKAQDEAQLANAKRDLQRFEDLAKQGYAAQQQDDTQRALVAQLQAQILGDEAAIANAQTQLDYTTITSPIDGRTGIRLVDQGNIVHAADANGLVVVTQLAPISVIFTLPEDQLAQVRKAMAAGTVAIAAVSSDGKTQIAAGTLALVDNQIDQTTGTIRLKGTFPNGDGALWPGEFVTIRLLADTARNVTTVPARALQRGPDGYYVYVVAANGTVDIRKLKVGQIADGVAVIDDGVTAGEQIVTSGQYRLQPGVHIEAKSADAPS, encoded by the coding sequence ATGACGAACCGAGCAGCCAGATCACGCCGCCTGCCGCGACTTTCCGTCGCCGTCGCCGTGATCGCGATCATCGCCGGCGGATACATCCTCTGGAATCCGCCTTGGACGCTGGACTCCCATGCCGCGCTTCCGCCCCCGCCGCCACCGCCGGTCCCGGTCCAGGTCGCCGCGGTGACGCCGCGCGACGTGCCGCTCTATCTCGGCGGCCTCGGTACGGTGCAGGCCTTCAACACGGTGACGGTCAAGAGCCAGGTCGACGGCCAGCTGCAGAAGGTCGCCTTCACCGAGGGGCAGCCGGTGAAGACGGGCGATCTGCTGGCGCAGATCGATCCCCGGCCGTTCCAGGCGGCGCTCGACCAGGCGACCGCCAAGAAGGCGCAGGACGAGGCGCAGCTCGCCAATGCCAAGCGCGACCTGCAGCGTTTCGAGGATCTGGCGAAGCAGGGCTATGCCGCGCAGCAGCAGGACGACACCCAGCGCGCCCTGGTGGCCCAGCTCCAGGCGCAGATCCTGGGCGACGAGGCCGCGATCGCCAACGCGCAGACCCAGCTCGACTACACCACCATCACCTCGCCGATCGACGGGCGGACCGGCATAAGGCTGGTCGACCAGGGGAACATCGTCCATGCCGCCGATGCCAACGGCCTCGTGGTCGTAACCCAGCTGGCGCCGATCTCCGTCATCTTCACCTTGCCCGAGGACCAACTGGCGCAGGTCCGCAAGGCCATGGCGGCGGGAACCGTCGCCATCGCGGCCGTGAGCAGCGACGGCAAGACCCAGATCGCGGCCGGCACGCTGGCGCTGGTCGACAACCAGATCGACCAGACGACCGGCACGATCCGTCTCAAGGGCACCTTCCCGAACGGGGACGGCGCGCTCTGGCCGGGCGAGTTCGTCACGATCCGCCTCCTGGCCGACACGGCCCGCAACGTCACGACCGTTCCGGCACGGGCGCTGCAGCGCGGTCCTGACGGCTACTACGTCTATGTGGTCGCCGCGAACGGGACGGTGGATATCCGCAAGCTCAAGGTGGGTCAGATCGCCGATGGCGTCGCCGTCATCGATGACGGCGTCACCGCCGGCGAGCAGATCGTGACCTCGGGCCAGTACCGCCTCCAGCCCGGCGTCCATATCGAAGCGAAGAGCGCCGACGCGCCATCCTGA
- a CDS encoding multidrug efflux RND transporter permease subunit — protein MGISNIFIERPIATSLLMAGIMLVGVAAYPLLPVAPLPQVEFPTIQVSAQLPGASPETMASSVTQPLEHQIGQIPGVTQMTSSSTLGNSAITIQFDLGRDIDGAAQDVQTAINAAGGQLPQSLPSPPTYRKVNPSDSPILVLALTSDALPLTTVDDYAENVLAQQISQISGVAQVSIGGQQKPAVRVQVDPQKIAALGLSLEDVRASLVGATVDSPKGTIDAATRSFTIYDNDQVLQAEPWNDVIVAYRNGAPVRVRDIGQAIDGPENVRLAAWANGTRAILLPIFKQPGANVIETVGRIEAALPRLQAAIPPTVKVQVLIDRTQTIRASISDIQFTLMLSVALVVMVIFVFLRSLWATVIPSVTVPLALSATAGLMYLMGYSLDNLSLMALTISVGFIVDDAIVMLENIHRHLEEGLSPMQAAIKGSGEIGFTIVSISLSLVAVFIPLLLMGGIVGRLFHEFAVTVTMTILVSAFVSLTLTPMMASRFLRDERQARHGRLYRASEHAFELLLSGYRRSLDAALAHRRLMLGLFFATLAASAYCFVAIPKGFFPQQDTGFIFGTSEAAQDISFADMVHHQKALADIVLQDPAVAGVGMSIGSGGGQTQNNGRMFITLKPRSERGVSADEVIRRLRPQLAKVEGAALFLQVAQDINVGGRLARTQYQYTLQDAGLDELNQWAPKLLDKLKTLPELRDVASDQQTGGATLTLTIDRDQASRFGIEPQLIDDTLDDAFGQRQVAQYFTQLNSYHVVMEVLPENAASPTALNGIYLHSPITGQQVPLASLVKWTTEPTAFLSINHQGQFPAVTLSFNLAPGASLGQATEAVRAAEAQMNLPPSLTGTFQGNAQAFQTSLASEPYLIAAAIVVIYIILGMLYESYIHPLTILSTLPSAALGALMILMAFGFDFSLIALIGILLLIGIVKKNGIMLVDFAIAAERQRGLDPVAAVREACLLRFRPIIMTTMAAMLGGVPLMIGTGTGSEIRQPLGFAIVGGLIVSQALTLYTTPVVYLYLDQLGSWLQRRRAETPLVEGPSPAAAE, from the coding sequence ATGGGCATCTCGAACATCTTCATCGAACGACCCATCGCGACCTCCCTGCTGATGGCAGGGATCATGCTGGTGGGTGTGGCGGCCTATCCGCTGCTGCCGGTGGCGCCCCTGCCGCAGGTGGAGTTCCCGACCATCCAGGTTTCGGCCCAGCTGCCGGGGGCCAGCCCGGAGACCATGGCTTCCTCGGTCACCCAGCCGCTCGAGCACCAGATCGGCCAGATCCCGGGTGTGACCCAGATGACCTCGAGCAGCACGCTCGGCAACAGCGCCATCACGATCCAGTTCGATCTCGGCCGCGACATCGACGGGGCGGCGCAGGATGTCCAGACCGCGATCAACGCCGCCGGCGGCCAGCTGCCCCAGTCGTTGCCGTCGCCGCCGACCTATCGCAAGGTCAACCCGTCGGATTCGCCCATCCTCGTGCTGGCCCTGACGTCCGACGCCCTGCCGCTGACCACCGTCGACGATTATGCCGAGAACGTGCTCGCCCAGCAGATCAGCCAGATCTCGGGCGTGGCCCAGGTCTCGATCGGCGGCCAGCAGAAGCCGGCGGTCAGGGTCCAGGTCGACCCGCAGAAGATCGCGGCCCTGGGTCTCTCGCTCGAGGATGTGAGGGCGAGCCTGGTGGGCGCCACCGTCGACAGCCCCAAGGGCACGATCGACGCCGCCACCCGCAGCTTCACCATCTATGACAACGACCAGGTGCTGCAGGCCGAACCCTGGAACGACGTCATCGTCGCCTATCGGAACGGCGCGCCGGTTCGTGTCCGCGATATCGGCCAGGCCATCGACGGGCCCGAGAATGTGCGGCTCGCCGCCTGGGCGAACGGGACCCGCGCGATCCTGCTCCCGATCTTCAAGCAGCCCGGCGCCAACGTCATCGAGACGGTCGGCCGGATCGAGGCGGCCCTGCCGAGGCTCCAGGCCGCCATTCCGCCGACGGTCAAGGTCCAGGTCCTGATCGACCGGACGCAGACGATCCGCGCCTCGATCTCGGACATCCAGTTCACGCTGATGCTCTCCGTGGCGCTGGTGGTGATGGTGATCTTCGTCTTCCTGCGCAGCCTGTGGGCGACCGTGATCCCGAGCGTGACGGTGCCGCTGGCGCTGTCGGCCACGGCCGGGCTCATGTATCTGATGGGCTACAGCCTCGACAACCTGTCGCTGATGGCGCTGACGATCTCGGTCGGGTTCATCGTCGACGATGCGATCGTGATGCTGGAGAACATCCACCGGCATCTCGAGGAGGGGCTGTCGCCGATGCAGGCCGCGATCAAGGGATCGGGCGAGATCGGTTTCACCATCGTCTCGATCAGCCTGTCGCTGGTGGCGGTCTTCATCCCCCTGCTGCTGATGGGCGGGATCGTCGGCCGGCTGTTCCACGAGTTCGCCGTCACCGTGACCATGACCATCCTGGTCTCGGCCTTCGTCTCGCTGACGCTGACCCCCATGATGGCCTCGCGCTTCCTCCGCGACGAGCGGCAGGCGCGGCACGGGCGCCTCTACCGGGCCTCGGAGCATGCGTTCGAGCTGCTGCTCTCGGGCTATCGCCGCAGCCTCGATGCGGCGCTCGCCCATCGCCGGCTCATGCTCGGCCTGTTCTTCGCGACCCTGGCCGCCTCCGCTTACTGTTTCGTGGCGATCCCCAAGGGCTTCTTCCCGCAGCAGGATACGGGCTTCATCTTCGGCACGTCGGAAGCGGCGCAGGACATCTCCTTCGCCGACATGGTGCACCACCAGAAAGCGCTGGCCGACATCGTGCTGCAGGACCCGGCCGTGGCCGGCGTCGGCATGAGCATCGGCTCGGGCGGCGGCCAGACGCAGAACAACGGCCGCATGTTCATCACCCTCAAGCCGCGCAGCGAGCGCGGTGTCTCGGCCGACGAGGTGATCCGCCGGCTGCGCCCGCAGCTGGCCAAGGTCGAAGGGGCGGCGCTCTTCCTGCAGGTGGCGCAGGACATCAATGTCGGCGGCCGCCTGGCGCGTACCCAGTACCAATACACGCTGCAGGATGCGGGCCTCGACGAGCTCAACCAGTGGGCGCCGAAGCTGCTCGACAAGCTGAAGACGCTGCCGGAGCTGCGCGACGTGGCGAGCGACCAGCAGACCGGCGGCGCCACCCTGACCCTGACGATCGACCGCGACCAGGCCTCGCGCTTCGGGATCGAGCCGCAGCTCATCGACGACACGCTCGACGATGCCTTCGGCCAGCGACAGGTCGCCCAGTATTTCACCCAGCTCAACAGCTACCACGTGGTGATGGAGGTGCTGCCGGAGAACGCGGCCAGCCCGACGGCGCTCAACGGCATCTATCTCCATTCTCCGATCACCGGGCAGCAGGTGCCGCTGGCTTCGCTGGTCAAATGGACCACCGAGCCGACGGCCTTCCTCTCGATCAACCACCAGGGCCAGTTCCCGGCCGTGACCCTGTCCTTCAACCTGGCGCCGGGAGCCTCGCTGGGCCAGGCGACCGAGGCGGTCCGCGCCGCCGAGGCGCAGATGAACCTGCCGCCCTCCCTGACCGGGACGTTCCAGGGCAACGCCCAGGCCTTCCAGACCTCGCTCGCCAGCGAGCCCTACCTGATCGCGGCCGCCATCGTCGTGATCTACATCATCCTGGGCATGCTCTATGAGAGCTACATCCATCCGCTGACGATCCTGTCGACCCTGCCGTCGGCGGCCCTGGGCGCGCTGATGATCCTGATGGCCTTCGGCTTCGATTTCAGCCTGATCGCGCTCATCGGCATCCTGCTGCTGATCGGCATCGTGAAGAAGAACGGCATCATGCTGGTGGATTTCGCGATCGCGGCGGAGCGGCAGCGCGGCCTCGATCCGGTCGCCGCGGTCCGCGAGGCCTGCCTGCTGCGCTTCCGGCCGATCATCATGACGACGATGGCGGCCATGCTGGGCGGCGTGCCGCTGATGATCGGCACGGGCACCGGCTCCGAGATCCGCCAGCCGCTCGGCTTCGCCATCGTCGGCGGCTTGATCGTCAGCCAGGCGCTGACGCTCTACACCACGCCCGTCGTCTATCTCTATCTGGATCAGCTCGGCAGCTGGCTGCAACGTCGTCGGGCCGAAACCCCTCTGGTCGAGGGGCCGTCTCCCGCCGCCGCGGAATAG
- a CDS encoding Fe(3+) ABC transporter substrate-binding protein, whose translation MTALRSLSFTAALLVSSLVAGPLSASELNLYTTREAGLIQPLLDKFTEKTGVKVNTVFLKDGLAERVLAEGANSPADLLMTVDVGNLVDLVEQGVTQPTASEALTASIPAQLRDPDGHWYALSLRARALYASKERTDLTSFTYEQLADPAWKGKVCIRSGQHPYNTALIAAMIAKHGEAKTEAWLVGVKENLARKAGGGDRDVARDILGDICDVGLANSYYVGLMRSGKGGAEQEQWVAAIRPILPTFAGGGTHVNISGAAVAKHAPNKDNAVKLLEYLVSDEAQALYAEANYEYPVKPGVAGAELIADLGPLTVDSTPLIEISQHRKAASELVDKVGFDD comes from the coding sequence ATGACAGCCCTTCGCTCCCTTAGTTTCACCGCCGCCCTGCTGGTGTCGAGCCTCGTGGCCGGTCCCTTGTCCGCGAGCGAGCTCAATCTCTACACCACGCGCGAGGCAGGGCTGATCCAGCCCCTGCTCGACAAGTTCACGGAGAAGACCGGCGTCAAGGTCAACACGGTCTTCCTGAAGGACGGGCTGGCCGAGCGCGTCCTCGCCGAGGGCGCGAACTCGCCGGCCGATCTGCTGATGACGGTCGATGTGGGCAACCTGGTCGATCTGGTGGAGCAGGGTGTCACCCAGCCGACGGCGTCCGAGGCGCTGACCGCCTCGATCCCCGCCCAGCTGCGCGATCCGGACGGCCACTGGTATGCCCTGTCGCTGCGGGCCCGCGCGCTCTATGCCTCGAAGGAGCGCACCGATCTCACGTCATTCACTTACGAGCAGCTGGCCGATCCCGCCTGGAAGGGCAAGGTCTGCATCCGTTCGGGCCAGCATCCCTACAACACGGCGCTGATCGCCGCGATGATCGCCAAGCATGGCGAGGCGAAAACGGAAGCCTGGCTCGTCGGCGTCAAGGAGAACCTGGCCCGCAAGGCCGGTGGCGGCGATCGCGACGTGGCCCGCGACATCCTGGGCGACATCTGCGATGTCGGGCTGGCGAACTCCTACTATGTGGGGCTGATGCGCAGCGGCAAGGGCGGAGCGGAGCAGGAGCAGTGGGTGGCCGCGATCCGGCCGATCCTCCCGACCTTCGCCGGCGGCGGCACCCATGTGAACATCTCCGGCGCCGCCGTCGCCAAGCATGCGCCCAACAAGGACAATGCGGTGAAGCTGCTGGAGTATCTGGTGTCCGACGAGGCGCAGGCGCTCTATGCCGAAGCCAACTACGAATATCCGGTGAAGCCGGGCGTGGCGGGCGCCGAGCTGATCGCCGATCTCGGGCCGCTGACCGTCGATTCGACGCCGCTCATCGAGATCTCGCAGCACCGCAAGGCGGCGAGCGAGCTGGTCGACAAGGTCGGTTTCGACGATTGA
- a CDS encoding ABC transporter permease yields the protein MISLKLPTRHDRGHGGWWLLSALAAVLVLAPAAAIAVIAAEGSGDLWPHLARHVLPRALRDTLLLLGGVGALTIVIGVGCAWLVTAYDFPGRRVLAWALLLPLAMPTYIVAFAYLDLLHPIGPIQSAIRALLGFERPRDLAFPDIRSLGGCILLLGLVLFPYVYLPTRAMFSMQAAGLVEASRLLGAGPARLFFRIALPLAWPAIAAGATLALLEALNDIGASEFLGVRTLTRTIYDTWINRSSLSGAAQIALLMVAIVLALILLERWARRHRHYAASSRQARRLMPERLGRATGWLAFALAAVPVLLGFVLPAGYLLAAALRRVGQVGMPPSILMQAGNTVLVAAIATTVATLIAVGVIYAVRLARGPAMAALARCASIGYAIPGTVLAIGLLTPLAEFDNAVDQAVRRYLGLSTGLLLSGSGAALVYAYVARFLAVATGGIEAGFRRIPRSLDDAARTLGVAPLPAIWRVHLPLIKPAIGAAVLLVFVDCMKELPATLLLRPLNFETLATQLYAEAARGTYENGAIAALLIVIVGLPPVMLLARLGLRPAGDRPAASDRG from the coding sequence TTGATCTCTCTGAAACTCCCAACGCGGCACGACCGCGGTCATGGCGGCTGGTGGCTGCTGTCCGCCCTGGCCGCGGTCCTGGTCCTGGCACCCGCCGCCGCGATCGCCGTCATCGCGGCCGAGGGCTCGGGCGATCTGTGGCCGCATCTGGCCCGCCATGTGCTGCCGCGGGCGCTGCGGGACACGCTGCTCCTGCTGGGCGGCGTCGGCGCGCTCACGATCGTCATCGGCGTCGGCTGCGCCTGGCTGGTGACGGCCTACGATTTCCCCGGCCGGCGCGTCCTGGCCTGGGCCCTGCTGCTGCCGCTGGCGATGCCCACCTACATCGTGGCCTTCGCCTATCTCGACCTTCTCCATCCGATCGGGCCGATCCAGAGCGCGATCCGCGCCCTGCTGGGATTCGAGCGGCCGCGCGACCTGGCCTTTCCCGACATCCGCTCGCTGGGCGGCTGCATCCTGCTGCTGGGGCTGGTGCTCTTTCCCTATGTCTATCTGCCCACGCGGGCGATGTTCTCGATGCAGGCGGCAGGGCTCGTGGAGGCCTCGCGGCTGCTCGGTGCGGGGCCAGCGCGGCTGTTCTTCCGGATCGCCTTGCCGCTGGCCTGGCCCGCCATCGCGGCCGGGGCCACGCTGGCGCTGCTCGAGGCGCTGAACGACATCGGCGCCTCCGAGTTCCTCGGCGTGCGCACGCTCACGCGGACGATCTACGATACCTGGATCAACCGCTCCAGCCTGTCCGGTGCCGCCCAGATCGCGCTCCTGATGGTCGCGATCGTGCTGGCGCTCATTCTTCTGGAGCGATGGGCTCGCCGGCATCGGCATTACGCGGCCTCCTCGCGGCAGGCGAGGCGTCTTATGCCGGAACGGCTCGGGCGCGCAACGGGCTGGCTCGCCTTCGCGCTGGCGGCGGTGCCGGTGCTGCTCGGATTCGTGCTGCCGGCGGGCTATCTGCTCGCGGCCGCGCTCCGACGGGTCGGCCAGGTCGGCATGCCGCCCTCGATCCTGATGCAAGCTGGAAACACGGTCCTGGTCGCGGCCATCGCGACCACGGTGGCGACGCTCATCGCCGTCGGCGTGATCTATGCCGTGCGGCTGGCAAGGGGGCCCGCGATGGCGGCGCTCGCCCGCTGCGCCAGCATCGGTTATGCGATCCCGGGCACGGTCCTCGCCATCGGGCTGCTGACCCCGCTCGCGGAGTTCGACAATGCCGTCGATCAGGCGGTGCGCCGCTATCTGGGACTCTCGACGGGGCTTCTGCTCTCGGGCTCGGGTGCGGCCCTGGTCTATGCCTATGTGGCGCGCTTCCTGGCCGTGGCGACCGGCGGCATCGAGGCTGGCTTCCGCCGGATCCCGCGATCGCTCGACGATGCGGCGCGGACCTTGGGCGTGGCACCCCTGCCGGCGATATGGCGGGTGCATCTGCCGCTGATCAAGCCCGCCATCGGCGCCGCGGTCCTGCTGGTCTTCGTCGACTGCATGAAGGAGCTGCCGGCGACGCTCCTGTTGCGGCCGCTGAACTTCGAGACGCTGGCGACCCAGCTCTATGCCGAGGCGGCGCGCGGCACTTACGAGAACGGCGCGATCGCGGCCTTGCTGATCGTGATCGTGGGGCTGCCGCCGGTCATGCTGCTGGCACGTCTCGGCCTGCGACCGGCGGGCGACCGGCCGGCGGCGTCTGACAGGGGGTGA
- a CDS encoding ABC transporter ATP-binding protein, whose product MSTISASSLPLLLVRDLSHRYGAIAVLQGLSLAVAPGEVICLAGPSGCGKSTLLRLIAGLEPVQAGSIEIDGRTLASPGIHLAPERREVGMVFQDLALFPHLSALENAAFGLGGLARSERTAAALRMLERVGLADRAAELPHRLSGGQQQRVALARALVTKPRLLLLDEPFSSLDVGTRRQMQREATDLLKSNGITTLLVTHDPEEAMMMADRVALMEAGRIAQLGTPAELYGNPADGYVASFFGEVNRMAGIVAGGAIATPLGPIAAPALSEGARADIRIRPEAILPAAPDARIATAARVTAARLLGGSALLEILVENGSSQGTALQMRLTSREMVEAGAVIRVSLDPRGVFVFPA is encoded by the coding sequence ATGAGCACGATATCCGCAAGCAGCCTGCCGCTGCTCCTGGTTCGGGACCTCTCGCACCGGTACGGCGCAATCGCGGTGTTGCAGGGGCTGTCGCTGGCAGTGGCGCCGGGCGAGGTCATCTGCCTGGCGGGACCCTCCGGCTGCGGCAAGAGCACGCTGCTCCGTCTCATTGCCGGGCTCGAGCCGGTGCAGGCCGGCAGCATCGAGATCGACGGCCGCACCCTTGCCAGCCCCGGGATCCACCTGGCGCCGGAACGGCGCGAGGTCGGCATGGTGTTCCAGGATCTGGCGCTCTTTCCCCATTTGTCGGCGCTCGAGAACGCGGCGTTCGGGCTGGGCGGGCTGGCACGATCGGAGCGGACGGCGGCGGCCCTGCGGATGCTGGAGCGGGTCGGCTTGGCGGATCGTGCGGCGGAGCTGCCGCACCGGCTTTCGGGCGGGCAGCAGCAGCGCGTGGCGCTGGCCCGCGCCCTGGTGACGAAGCCGCGGCTCCTGCTGCTGGACGAGCCCTTCTCGAGCCTCGATGTCGGCACGCGCCGGCAGATGCAGCGCGAGGCCACGGACCTGCTCAAATCCAACGGCATCACCACGCTGCTGGTCACGCATGATCCCGAGGAAGCGATGATGATGGCCGATCGTGTCGCGCTGATGGAAGCGGGGCGCATCGCCCAGCTCGGCACTCCGGCGGAGCTCTACGGGAACCCGGCCGACGGTTATGTCGCTTCCTTCTTCGGCGAGGTCAACCGGATGGCCGGCATCGTGGCCGGGGGTGCCATTGCCACGCCGCTGGGACCGATCGCGGCGCCCGCGCTGTCGGAGGGGGCCCGTGCCGATATCCGCATCCGGCCCGAGGCGATCTTGCCGGCGGCACCCGATGCCAGGATCGCAACCGCGGCGCGGGTCACGGCGGCGCGGCTCCTGGGCGGTTCCGCCCTGCTGGAGATCCTTGTCGAGAACGGCTCCTCGCAAGGCACGGCGCTGCAGATGCGTCTCACCAGCCGGGAGATGGTCGAGGCCGGTGCCGTGATCCGGGTCTCGCTCGATCCCCGCGGCGTGTTCGTGTTCCCGGCCTGA
- a CDS encoding 3-hydroxyacyl-CoA dehydrogenase family protein yields MKDDIRKIGVVGAGLMGAEIALTFAIAGYPVRLIDQTEERVAAARERLLVLVRKGIARGLYAPEQKDPIFERLTTGTALESLADCDFITEAVFEEEGVKAEVFRSLDRFCQPGCIIASNTSTLPISTLASYVGAARRSRFLGTHYFSPVSRMKLVEVIPAFATAPEIVARVRALCEEAGKTTVLIKDVTGFAVNRMLHAFVIEAIRLVEEGVASPEDIDLACKLALGHPMGPFELMDATSSHLCLQVHEILYGAYGERFRPRPLLKQRVKAGFVGGRGKPGWRKRR; encoded by the coding sequence ATGAAAGACGACATCCGGAAGATCGGTGTGGTGGGCGCCGGGCTCATGGGCGCGGAGATCGCGCTGACCTTCGCCATCGCCGGCTATCCCGTCCGGTTGATCGACCAGACCGAGGAACGGGTGGCCGCCGCCCGGGAACGGCTGCTGGTGCTGGTCCGGAAAGGGATCGCGCGCGGCCTTTACGCGCCCGAGCAGAAGGACCCGATCTTCGAGCGGCTGACCACCGGCACGGCGCTCGAGAGCCTTGCGGATTGCGACTTCATCACCGAGGCGGTGTTCGAGGAGGAAGGGGTCAAGGCCGAGGTCTTCCGCAGCCTCGACCGTTTCTGCCAGCCCGGCTGCATCATCGCCAGCAACACCTCGACCCTCCCGATCTCCACCCTCGCCTCCTATGTCGGCGCCGCGCGCCGCTCCCGTTTCCTCGGCACGCATTACTTCTCGCCGGTCTCCCGGATGAAGCTGGTCGAGGTGATTCCTGCTTTCGCCACGGCACCCGAGATCGTCGCCCGCGTGCGTGCGCTCTGCGAGGAGGCCGGCAAGACCACGGTGCTGATCAAGGATGTCACCGGCTTCGCCGTCAACCGGATGCTTCATGCCTTCGTGATCGAGGCGATCCGGCTGGTGGAGGAAGGAGTCGCGAGCCCGGAGGATATCGATCTCGCCTGCAAGCTGGCGCTGGGCCACCCGATGGGACCGTTCGAGCTGATGGATGCCACCAGCTCCCATCTCTGCCTGCAGGTCCATGAGATCCTCTACGGCGCCTATGGCGAGCGCTTCCGCCCGCGCCCGCTGCTGAAGCAGCGGGTCAAGGCCGGCTTCGTTGGCGGCCGCGGCAAGCCGGGCTGGCGCAAGCGGCGCTGA